TAATTGGCGTGCTGGGCACCTGCGAAGATATTACCGATTACAAGCAAACCCAGGAAGAACTAAAACAGTATCGGGAGCGGTTGGAGGAACTGGTTAAAGAGCGAACGCGCGAATTGGAAAAAGCGCAGGCGGAATTGGTTCGCCAGGCCCGGCTGGCCGCATTGGGCAAGTTAACCACTGTTGTTAGCCATGAAATTCGCAACCCCTTGAGCACTATCCGCGCTTCAGCCTTTGCCCTTGATCGTAAAATGCGCGATAAAGGTTTTGGCGTTGAACTTGCCCTGGATCGTATTCAACGCAACGTTACCCGCTGCGATAATATTATCGCCGAACTGCTTGATTACACCCGTAGCCCGGAGCTAAACCTACAAACCGTTTGTTTTGATGCTTGGCTAAAGCAAGTGCTCGCCGAACAAATCATTCCCGCAGACATCACCCTTGCGGTTGACCTGGCCGCCAACGTGGACGTGTTACTTGACCTGGAACGTTTCCGGCGGGTGATTGTCAACCTGGTTGACAATGCCTGCCAGGCCATGCCCGCAGAATCAAGCCCGGAGCGACCAGAGGCAATTGTGCGGATTCAATCGGCGGTAGAAGACAAAAAAATTAAACTATCAATTATAGATAACGGCGCCGGTATCCCGCCGGAGGTGAGGCCGCGTATCTTTGAGCCGCTCTACAGCACCAAAGGTTTTGGCGTGGGCTTGGGGCTGCCCATTGTCAACGATATTGTCAAACAGCACGAAGGCGAAATTGAGGTGAATAGTGAAGTTGGCCGGGGCACTCAAATGATTGTGTGGCTGCCTTTGCTTGCATCCTCGCGTTTGTGCCCGGCAGAGGATGAAAAAAATGAAGCATAGCCAATATTTTAAACATTTACCCATACTTTTTAGTTTATTGGTCGTTAGCCTGCTGCTGCCGGCCTGTGGCGGCGCAACACCAGGTCAAACCTTCACCATTGGTGTGGTTAATATCCTGCCGGCTTTAGACGACACAGTGGAAGGTTTCAAGGAAGGTATGCTTGAGTTAGGCTACATTGAAGGTGAAAATGTCACCTATATTGGTGAGGAAAACATCACAATGGATGAGCTTAATGCGGTGTTGCCAGAAATGGTGGCAGCAGATGTCAATTTGATTCTGTCCACCACCACCGCTGCTACCCAGGCGGTACAGCAAGCCACAGCCAATACTAATATACCCGTGGTCTTTACGTCCCTGGTTGATCCCGTGGGGGCCGGCCTGGTGGATAGTCTCAGGCAGCCCGGCGGGAATATCACCGGCATCACCTTTGGCGCTCAAGAGGGGCGACGTTTGGAATGGTTAATACGCATAGCGCCCGGCATTGAACAAATCTATGTGCCTTATAATCCCGATGATCCGGCGCCTGTATCGGCGCTGAAAACAGTACGTATAGCCGCCGCCCAACTTGGCGTTGATCTCATCACGCCCGAGGTCCGCAACCCTGAGGAAGTTTCGGCTGCCATTGAAAATATCCCCCCGGAAGCCGATGCCATTTTTCTCCTTCCCGACACTCTGGTTGGTACTCACACGTTTGATCTTATGCAGGCGGCGATTGAGCTTCAATTGCCTACTTCGGGCGCCAGCATTGATGCTGCGCAGGATAATAACACCTTGACGGTTTTTGGCGCCAAGCAAAGTGTTTCTGGAAAGCAAGCAGCCCGCCTGGCCGACCAAATCTTGCGGGGCATCAAACCGGCCGATTTGCCGGTAGAAACGGCCGAGTTTCACTTGATGATTAATTTAAGAGTAGCCAAAGCTATCGGCCTGAATATACCGGACGAAATCTTGCTTCAGGCAGACACCATCATTCGCTAAAATTATAAAAACTCTATCCCGGACAAGCTGGAATCAAAAGGGTTTTTTATCACAAAGCGCACCATGAACATAAAAGGCCCAAAGTTAGGCTGGTTTAAAATCAGGGGGCAGGGTTGCCTGGAAAAGGAGATGGAATGCGCCGCAGTATTCGGACACGTTTGACCGTAGCCTTCACCGGTTTGGCCATTGGTCCTTTGTTGCTGGTGGGGGTTATTTTGGCCTGGCAAAGTTTCATCACCCAAAAGCAGCTGGCGCTTAACTTGCAGCGCGAGGTGTCGTGGCGGGTGGCCACCGAGGTAACAGCCTTCTTTGATGAGTTGGAAAACGAATTACGCCTGGTGAGCAAAGCGCAAATGTGGCCGGGGTTAAATCAGAACGGGCAACACAACCTCTTAACTTTGCTTATGTCGCAAGATGTTTATGAAGAACTGGTCTTGCTTGATAGGCAGGGACAAGAGCAAATTCATCTTTCTCGCCTGGGCCTTTCTTCTACCACTCCGGGCCATTACTCTCAAGCCAACGAGTTTATCATTCCCCAAACCACGAACGAGGTTTACTACAGTCCTGTCCGCTTTGATGAAGTTACCGGCGAGCCATTGATGACCATTGCCGTGCCCTTGCTTAACGTGCGCACCGGCCTGGTAGAGGGGGTTCTTGTTGCCAAGGTTCGGATCAAAAAAATCTGGGATTTAATTGCGGAGATACGCGTTGATCCGGGCCAAAGCGTCTACATTGTGGATGCCCAGGACAAAGTTGTGGCTCACCGTAACCCTTCGGTGGTGTTGCGCGGCACCACCTTTGCCGCGCCTGCCCAGGATGGCATTCAACCTGGTTTTACCGGCTCAAGCGCCGTTCTGGCGGTGGTTCCGACTCGTTTTGGTGAGCAGGAATTCAACATTGTTGCCGAACAAACGGTGCTTGACGCTTTGGCCCTGGCCATCAATACTGTTTTTATCACCATTATTCTGATTATGGCAGTGTTTTTGATATCCGGCATCCTGGGCTTTCTGATTGTGCGCCAAATCATCCGGCCTATTCAGGCTATGGCCGCTACAGTCGAGGCTATCAGCGCCGGTGATTTGTCGCAGCAAGTGGAGATCACCCGGCCGGACGAGTTGGGCATTTTAGCCGGTGCTTTTAATAATATGACCGGGAAATTGCGACGCCTCATCAATGACCTGGAACAGCAAATCGTTGAGCGCAAGCAGGCGGAACAAGCCTTACGGGAGAGCGAAGAAAGACTTCGGCAAATCGCCTCATCACTGCGGGAAATCGTCTGGTTGCGCGATGCCCAAACCCGTCAGGTGCTCTACGTGAATCCCGCCTTTGAGGAATTAACCGGGCGAACCTGCGAGGACTTTTATGAGAATCCGGACATTATGAGAGATGCCATTCACCCTGACGATAGGGAGGGTGTGCTCAAGGCGATTGAGCAACGATCCGGGAGTGTACCCTTTGACACAGAACACCGCATCATCCACCTGGATGGCAGCGTGCGTTGGGTATCGAGCCGAAGTTTTCCGGTTCGAAACGAGGCAGGTGAAGTATACCGGTGGGCATCAATTATGGAAGATATCACCGAACGCAAGCAGGCAGAGGAGGCTTTACGGGAGAGCGAGGATAGATTTCGTATATTCGCCGATGAGGTTTCCTTTGAAGGGATTATTATTCATGATAGGGGCGAAATTTTGGACGTGAACAGGCAGTTTTCGCAGATGCATGGCTATGAACACTCTGAGCTTATAGGGATGACGGATTCCCTTGTAAAAACCATAGCGCCAGAATATCATGAATTTGTGCTAAAACATATTCAAGAAGGACACGAAAAACCTTATGAAGCGGTAGCCCTTAAAAAAGATGGCTCTACGTTTCCCATAGAAATCCGGGCCAAAACCATTCCTTTCCATGGGAAAGTGGTCAGGGCAACCGCGATCCGCGACATCACCGAGCGGGTGCGGGCCGAGGAAGAGATTCGCACACTTAACGCCGAACTCGAACAGCGGGTCGCCAGGCGAACCCGGCAAATTGAAACCGTGGCCGAAATCAGCCAACAGTTAACCAGCATCCTGGACCTGCCCACGCTGCTGCGCCAGGTGGTCGCTATGACCAAAGAAACGTTTGGCTATTACCACGTGCACATCTATTTACTGCCCGCAGAAGGCAAAACATTGATCATGGCCGAAGGTTACGGAGCAGCCGGCGCCAAAATGAAACAGCAGGGGCATCAAATTCCCCTGGATGCGCCAACCAGTCTGGTGGCTGGGGCCGCCCGACGGCGTGAAATTGTGCTGGTTAACGATGTGCGCCAGGCCCCGGATTGGCTGCCCAACCCTTTGCTGCCCGACACCCATTCTGAGATGGCTGTGCCTATTATCGCGGAAGAGAAAGTCATCGGGGTGCTAGATGTGCAATCCAACCAGGTGGCCGGTCTGGATGAAGCGGATAAAGATTTGCTGCGCTCCCTGGCCAACCAGATTGCGGTGGCGCTGACCAATGCCCAACTCTATCAAACAGAACAGGCCCTGCGGCAGGCAGAAGCAGAAAGGGCGGAGGAATTGGCCAGGTTAAATGCGGACTTACAAGCGACTCAAGCCGAATTACTCCGCCAGGAACGTTTGGCTACGCTGGGGAAATTGACGGCCACTGTCAGCCATGAAATTCGCAATCCCCTGGCCACCATTCGCGCTTCGGCCTTTAGCCTTGATCGACAAACCCGCGACAGAGGACTTGGCGTTGAACGCGCCCTGGACCGCATCGAGCGTAATGTCAGCCGTTGTGACAATATTATTACTGAACTGCTTGATTATACCCGGCTGGGCGAACTGGATTCGCGGCTTGTCTTTTTTGATGATTGGCTCAATCAGATGCTTGCCGAACAAATCATTCCCGCGGACATTACGCTTTCGGTTAACCTGGCCGCCGGTGTGGAGGTGTGGCTTGACCCGGAACGCTTTCGGCGGGTTATTGTTAACCTGGTTGATAATGCCTGTCAGGCCCTTCAGGAAGAGTCGAAACCAAATCAATTGGAAAAAATAGTGCGTGTCCAAACGGAGGTGGTGGCCGAACAGATCAAATTATCCATAATAGATACCGGTCCCGGCATCCCGCCAGAAATGATGCCGCACATTTTTGAGCCGCTGTACAGCACCAAGGGTTTTGGCGTGGGTTTGGGGCTGCCGGTGGTTCAGGGCATTGTTAAACAACACGGGGGCAAGATTGAGCTCAATAGTGAAATGGGGAGAGGAACACAGGTGGTGATATGGCTGCCATTACCTTAGTGAATTTTAGGAGATATTGAGCATGAAACGCAAAAGTAAAATCTTGTTACTCCCCTTATTAACCGGGCTTATGCTTTGGTTGCCCCTGGCTGCTCCCATGCCGCTTTACGCTCAAGGCGGCGATACGCCGCCAGAACCTACCAGCGTAAAAAACTTCCGCTTCGAGTATCTCACCCCGGAGGAGGGATTGCCATCGCTCACTGTGCGGAGCATTGTGCAAGATCAACAAGGCTTTATGTGGTTTGCCACCAGCAATGGGCTTTCTCGCTATAATGGCTATACCTTCACAACCTTTCGTAACGACCCGAACGATCCGCACAGCATCAGTACAGAAAGTTTTGGCCGGCTCTATGTAGACCGCCAGGGCGTGTTATGGGTGGGGACCTGGAACGGCGGCTTGAATGTTTTTGACCGAACCACCGAACAGTTTACCCGCTATTTGCACAACCCTGATGATCCCTCCAGCTTGAGCCACAATCGAGTTAATGTTATTTTGGAAGATAAAAGCGGGCGCCTCTGGCTTGGAACCGAGGGCGGCTTAAATAGGTTTGATCCAGCCAGCGAACAATTCTTTCACTATCAACACGATCCTAATGACCCTCACAGTTTGAGTTCTGATATAGTGAAAACGATGGTCGAAGATGCCTCTGGACAGCTCTGGCTGGGCACGTTTGGAGGTGGGGTGAACAAGTTTGACCCGGCCAGCGGGCAATTCACCCCCTATCAAAATGACCCGCAGAATCCCAACAGCCTGATTTATGATAACGTCGAGGCTATAGCTGTCGAAGCTACCGGCAGCCTTTGGATTGGCACAAAGGCTGGACTGGACTACTTTGATCCGGCGACCGGACAATTTACCCATTATCACCACAACCCGGCCGATCCGCAGAGTTTGAGCAGTGATGATATCTCCGAGCTATATTTAGACGCTTCCGGAGAGATGTGGATCGGCACCGCAGGGGGTGGGTTGAACATCTTTGACCCGCAAACAAAAACGTTTAGGCAGGTCCCCTACAATTCCAACGCCCCGTATGGCTTTCATGGGGATTGGGTCTCGACCATTTACGCCGACCGGTCCGGCGCTCTCTGGATTGCCACCTTGAGTGACGGGGTCAACCGGCTGGACCGGGCTGCGGCCAAGTTTGAGTTGTATCAACATAACCCTGATGATCCCACTAGCCTAAGCCCGGGCGCCATCTGGTCAATTCTTCGGGATCATTCGGGCACATTGTGGGTTGCTTCTGTAGGCGGCGGGCTGAATAAGTTCGATCCGGTCACGGGCTACTTTGAGCATTATCGCCACGAC
This portion of the Anaerolineae bacterium genome encodes:
- a CDS encoding response regulator translates to MALNHADHTILIIDDDAPTLKALVSYLQGAGFKPLAARSGERGLDVARRSQPDLILLDVMMPGLDGFETCRRLKAEPTLKDIPIIFLTALSNTADKIRGFEAGAVDYITKPIQNQEVLARISAHLRLRQLTRRLEQKVQEQTQELTIAFKEARQLNRQLQQTNDELACEVAERKQIEEALKESQQMLQLILDHFPARVFWKDKALNFLGCNQLGAEAQGLSSPDEIIGKNDFDFFPPEEAERYRADDRQVIESGQAKLNFEEPQTRPDGSTGWLRTSKVQLRNADGAVIGVLGTCEDITDYKQTQEELKQYRERLEELVKERTRELEKAQAELVRQARLAALGKLTTVVSHEIRNPLSTIRASAFALDRKMRDKGFGVELALDRIQRNVTRCDNIIAELLDYTRSPELNLQTVCFDAWLKQVLAEQIIPADITLAVDLAANVDVLLDLERFRRVIVNLVDNACQAMPAESSPERPEAIVRIQSAVEDKKIKLSIIDNGAGIPPEVRPRIFEPLYSTKGFGVGLGLPIVNDIVKQHEGEIEVNSEVGRGTQMIVWLPLLASSRLCPAEDEKNEA
- a CDS encoding ABC transporter substrate-binding protein, with protein sequence MKHSQYFKHLPILFSLLVVSLLLPACGGATPGQTFTIGVVNILPALDDTVEGFKEGMLELGYIEGENVTYIGEENITMDELNAVLPEMVAADVNLILSTTTAATQAVQQATANTNIPVVFTSLVDPVGAGLVDSLRQPGGNITGITFGAQEGRRLEWLIRIAPGIEQIYVPYNPDDPAPVSALKTVRIAAAQLGVDLITPEVRNPEEVSAAIENIPPEADAIFLLPDTLVGTHTFDLMQAAIELQLPTSGASIDAAQDNNTLTVFGAKQSVSGKQAARLADQILRGIKPADLPVETAEFHLMINLRVAKAIGLNIPDEILLQADTIIR
- a CDS encoding PAS domain S-box protein; this translates as MRRSIRTRLTVAFTGLAIGPLLLVGVILAWQSFITQKQLALNLQREVSWRVATEVTAFFDELENELRLVSKAQMWPGLNQNGQHNLLTLLMSQDVYEELVLLDRQGQEQIHLSRLGLSSTTPGHYSQANEFIIPQTTNEVYYSPVRFDEVTGEPLMTIAVPLLNVRTGLVEGVLVAKVRIKKIWDLIAEIRVDPGQSVYIVDAQDKVVAHRNPSVVLRGTTFAAPAQDGIQPGFTGSSAVLAVVPTRFGEQEFNIVAEQTVLDALALAINTVFITIILIMAVFLISGILGFLIVRQIIRPIQAMAATVEAISAGDLSQQVEITRPDELGILAGAFNNMTGKLRRLINDLEQQIVERKQAEQALRESEERLRQIASSLREIVWLRDAQTRQVLYVNPAFEELTGRTCEDFYENPDIMRDAIHPDDREGVLKAIEQRSGSVPFDTEHRIIHLDGSVRWVSSRSFPVRNEAGEVYRWASIMEDITERKQAEEALRESEDRFRIFADEVSFEGIIIHDRGEILDVNRQFSQMHGYEHSELIGMTDSLVKTIAPEYHEFVLKHIQEGHEKPYEAVALKKDGSTFPIEIRAKTIPFHGKVVRATAIRDITERVRAEEEIRTLNAELEQRVARRTRQIETVAEISQQLTSILDLPTLLRQVVAMTKETFGYYHVHIYLLPAEGKTLIMAEGYGAAGAKMKQQGHQIPLDAPTSLVAGAARRREIVLVNDVRQAPDWLPNPLLPDTHSEMAVPIIAEEKVIGVLDVQSNQVAGLDEADKDLLRSLANQIAVALTNAQLYQTEQALRQAEAERAEELARLNADLQATQAELLRQERLATLGKLTATVSHEIRNPLATIRASAFSLDRQTRDRGLGVERALDRIERNVSRCDNIITELLDYTRLGELDSRLVFFDDWLNQMLAEQIIPADITLSVNLAAGVEVWLDPERFRRVIVNLVDNACQALQEESKPNQLEKIVRVQTEVVAEQIKLSIIDTGPGIPPEMMPHIFEPLYSTKGFGVGLGLPVVQGIVKQHGGKIELNSEMGRGTQVVIWLPLP